Proteins from a single region of Streptomyces spinoverrucosus:
- a CDS encoding carbohydrate ABC transporter permease translates to MTPVVWRYGRPALVVLLAGLAVGVPLWLVVVTSAKTQAEAVKPNLDLPRHWQPGGNYQDAVSQGEMLRGFLNSLLVVVPSVVLVLILGAGAAWVFARRRSRLVSAAYALCISGLLLPPAVITIVMELRQLGLAGTRPGMIAVYTGMYLSTSIFFMTGFIRTIPTELEEAARMDGARPLRIFLRIILPLLRPVIATATIMVMLYAWSDIFYAFFVLGGGERATLPLNLYKVASAQLYLNNWHLVFAYVVVMSLPMVAVFLVAQRKIVSGITSGAVK, encoded by the coding sequence GTGACCCCGGTGGTGTGGCGGTACGGGCGCCCGGCCCTGGTCGTGCTGCTCGCCGGACTCGCCGTCGGCGTACCGCTGTGGCTGGTCGTCGTCACGTCCGCCAAGACCCAGGCCGAGGCCGTCAAGCCCAACCTGGACCTGCCCCGGCACTGGCAGCCGGGCGGCAACTACCAGGACGCCGTCAGTCAGGGCGAGATGCTGCGCGGCTTCCTCAACTCCCTGCTCGTGGTGGTGCCGTCGGTCGTCCTCGTGCTGATCCTCGGCGCGGGCGCCGCCTGGGTCTTCGCGCGCCGCAGGTCGAGGCTGGTCTCGGCGGCGTACGCGCTCTGCATCAGCGGACTGCTGCTGCCGCCCGCCGTCATCACCATCGTGATGGAGCTGCGCCAGCTCGGCCTGGCGGGCACCCGCCCCGGAATGATCGCCGTCTACACCGGCATGTACCTCTCGACCTCCATCTTCTTCATGACCGGCTTCATCCGGACGATCCCCACGGAGCTGGAGGAGGCCGCGCGGATGGACGGCGCCAGGCCGCTTCGGATCTTCCTGCGCATCATCCTGCCGCTGCTCAGGCCCGTCATCGCGACCGCGACGATCATGGTGATGCTCTACGCCTGGAGCGACATCTTCTACGCGTTCTTCGTCCTCGGCGGCGGAGAGCGGGCGACCCTCCCGCTCAACCTCTACAAGGTCGCCAGTGCCCAGCTCTATCTCAACAACTGGCATCTCGTCTTCGCCTACGTCGTGGTGATGAGCCTGCCGATGGTCGCCGTGTTCCTGGTGGCCCAGCGAAAGATCGTGTCCGGAATCACGAGTGGAGCCGTCAAGTGA
- a CDS encoding carbohydrate-binding protein: MAGTLPSAGPASASPTLGFARAGGAPIPQRLTVDLAASEGPVMLGANGALYGLSDDGVPSDAALEPLKVTSVSQKPEGGAQHPNGDALTVSKSFFRNGGGEINVMMQDIYAKWPYEDLGIDDYLPKVDKIVKQVAADPNSDRFVYIPFNEPDQIWYHLGVADQATYEKNRDRFFQDWKTVYHRIRAIDPDARIAGPNEAAYHTRLLRDFLAFAQRENVLPQVMTWHELGSGSLRDFQAHYDDYRALEREAGIAPLKINIDEYANRRDLSVPGQLVQWVSMFERNKVYANMAYWDAAGNLSGHVVRSNMPNGGWWFFRWYAGLSGDTVKVTPPQPNTIDTLQGLASLDRSRRQAQVLLGGFAGDSDVVVRNVSRSLFGRTVTATVAEAAWSGYEGQHAAPRVLARTKLTVAADGTVTVPLRGMHKMSAYRIVLAPGGSGTPATPAVPWSASYEAEDAAITGGRVYTQGTVSNANGYAASGTKDVGSLNTPASKVDFTVTVPETGAYDLAILYGNQSGAPATQKLSIDGGEPVTVTYPSTENWTYRAKQDVTVRLPAGTHVLTLAKGDAEVTLDRIDLTAHTGEPSTSYEATLADISGRPSYDYSSATGTGTGALVLRGGDKAVFDVHAPRDGYYTVVPRASAAVRLALHGETVTAAPGRPLRLYLVAGNNRVAMTAGHAAVRSLDVSGSGSTDGTLSYEGASATLAGGARLVESGYASAGSYIGWLGNSADSTAEFTVDAPRPGRYLLVVHYAHNDRRDNGHAYNTDIMSRTADLTVGSGAPRKVTFKNTWSWDDYWTIGVPVDLERGSNKVTFGNATAWAPNIDRIELGRVIG, from the coding sequence ATGGCAGGCACCCTCCCCTCGGCGGGCCCGGCGTCCGCATCCCCCACTCTCGGCTTCGCTCGAGCGGGAGGTGCCCCCATCCCGCAGCGCCTCACCGTCGACCTCGCCGCCTCCGAGGGCCCGGTCATGCTCGGCGCCAACGGCGCGCTCTACGGCCTCAGCGACGACGGCGTGCCCAGCGACGCGGCCCTGGAGCCCCTGAAGGTCACCAGCGTCTCGCAGAAGCCGGAGGGCGGCGCCCAGCACCCCAACGGCGACGCGCTCACCGTCTCGAAGTCCTTCTTCCGCAACGGCGGCGGCGAGATCAACGTCATGATGCAGGACATCTACGCCAAGTGGCCCTACGAGGACCTCGGCATCGACGACTACCTCCCCAAGGTCGACAAGATCGTCAAACAGGTCGCGGCCGACCCGAACAGCGACCGTTTCGTCTACATCCCGTTCAACGAGCCCGACCAGATCTGGTACCACCTCGGCGTCGCCGACCAGGCCACCTACGAGAAGAACCGCGACCGCTTCTTCCAGGACTGGAAGACCGTCTACCACCGCATCCGCGCCATCGACCCGGACGCGCGGATCGCCGGTCCCAACGAGGCCGCCTACCACACCCGGCTGCTCCGCGACTTCCTCGCCTTCGCCCAACGCGAGAACGTCCTCCCGCAGGTGATGACCTGGCACGAGCTGGGCTCCGGCTCGCTGCGCGACTTCCAGGCGCACTACGACGACTACCGCGCGCTGGAACGCGAGGCGGGCATCGCACCCCTGAAGATCAACATCGACGAGTACGCCAACCGCCGCGACCTGTCCGTGCCCGGGCAACTCGTCCAGTGGGTCTCGATGTTCGAGCGCAACAAGGTGTACGCCAACATGGCCTACTGGGACGCGGCGGGCAACCTCAGCGGCCATGTGGTGCGGTCGAACATGCCCAACGGCGGCTGGTGGTTCTTCCGCTGGTACGCCGGGCTCAGCGGCGACACCGTCAAGGTGACCCCGCCGCAGCCGAACACCATCGACACCCTCCAGGGCCTCGCCTCCCTCGACCGCTCCCGCCGCCAGGCCCAGGTCCTGCTCGGCGGCTTTGCCGGCGACTCCGACGTGGTCGTGCGGAACGTCTCCCGGTCCCTGTTCGGCCGTACGGTCACCGCGACCGTCGCCGAGGCCGCCTGGTCCGGGTACGAGGGGCAGCACGCGGCGCCGCGCGTCCTCGCCCGCACGAAGCTCACCGTCGCGGCCGACGGCACGGTGACCGTCCCGCTGCGCGGCATGCACAAGATGTCGGCGTACCGGATCGTCCTCGCCCCCGGCGGCTCCGGCACCCCGGCCACCCCCGCCGTCCCCTGGTCGGCCTCCTACGAGGCGGAGGACGCGGCCATCACCGGCGGCCGCGTCTACACCCAGGGCACCGTCAGCAACGCCAACGGCTACGCGGCCTCCGGCACCAAGGACGTCGGCTCGCTCAACACCCCCGCCAGCAAGGTCGACTTCACGGTGACGGTGCCCGAGACCGGCGCCTACGACCTCGCGATCCTGTACGGCAACCAGTCCGGCGCCCCCGCCACCCAGAAGCTGTCGATCGACGGCGGAGAACCGGTGACGGTCACCTACCCGTCCACCGAGAACTGGACCTACCGCGCCAAGCAGGACGTCACCGTCCGGCTTCCGGCCGGCACCCACGTCCTCACCCTGGCCAAGGGCGACGCCGAGGTCACCCTGGACCGCATCGACCTGACCGCCCACACGGGCGAGCCCTCGACGTCGTACGAAGCCACCCTCGCGGACATCAGCGGGCGGCCCTCGTACGACTACTCCTCCGCGACCGGCACCGGCACCGGCGCGCTCGTCCTGCGGGGCGGCGACAAGGCGGTCTTCGACGTCCACGCCCCGCGCGACGGCTACTACACGGTGGTGCCGAGGGCGTCGGCGGCGGTGCGGCTCGCGCTGCACGGGGAGACGGTGACGGCGGCACCCGGACGGCCCCTGCGCCTCTACCTCGTCGCGGGCAACAACCGCGTCGCGATGACCGCGGGCCACGCCGCCGTCCGCTCCCTCGACGTCTCGGGCAGCGGCTCCACCGACGGAACGCTCTCCTACGAGGGCGCCTCGGCCACCCTCGCGGGCGGCGCCCGGCTCGTGGAGTCGGGGTATGCCTCCGCCGGGTCGTACATCGGCTGGCTGGGCAACAGCGCCGACAGCACCGCCGAGTTCACGGTGGACGCGCCCAGGCCCGGCCGCTATCTGCTGGTCGTCCACTACGCCCACAACGACCGGCGCGACAACGGCCACGCCTACAACACGGACATCATGTCCCGCACGGCGGACCTCACCGTCGGGTCCGGCGCCCCCCGGAAGGTCACCTTCAAGAACACCTGGAGCTGGGACGACTACTGGACCATCGGCGTCCCCGTCGACCTGGAGCGGGGCTCCAACAAGGTGACGTTCGGCAACGCGACCGCGTGGGCGCCGAACATCGACCGGATCGAACTGGGCCGGGTCATCGGATAG
- a CDS encoding LacI family DNA-binding transcriptional regulator, which translates to MTGHNPGMNVTGHTRRPASIRDVATAAGVSYQTVSRVINGHPSVRPSTRERVLAAIEELGFRRNATALALASGRTRAVTVLTANTTHHGYASILQGIEEEARAASYTMAIGVLESAEEAAVAAAVQRAADAGGGLIVIAYDPAGVRALKAVPAELPVVGVVETPTGRPGDDRPWVWTDDREAAYEATRHLLSLGHETVHYVAIPSSTRRTSARTTGWRQALKEAGAPEPTSLQGSWGPAGGYAAGLELAKSAGVTAILCGNDDLALGVLRALHETGRSVPGEISVAGFDDAPHSAYLTPSLTTVRLDFAGLGRAAFALLHGVLEESAPIAPHPVSVPELVVRESSGRPPATERPGTAVLHPCS; encoded by the coding sequence GTGACCGGTCACAATCCTGGCATGAATGTGACCGGTCACACAAGGCGCCCGGCGAGCATCAGGGACGTGGCGACCGCCGCCGGCGTCTCCTACCAGACCGTCTCCCGGGTGATCAACGGCCACCCCAGCGTCAGGCCGTCCACCCGGGAACGCGTGCTCGCCGCCATCGAGGAACTCGGCTTCCGCCGCAACGCCACCGCCCTCGCCCTGGCCAGCGGACGCACACGGGCCGTGACCGTGCTCACCGCCAACACCACCCACCACGGCTACGCCTCCATACTCCAGGGCATCGAGGAGGAGGCCCGCGCCGCTTCGTACACGATGGCGATCGGTGTCCTGGAGTCGGCGGAGGAGGCCGCCGTCGCCGCCGCCGTGCAGCGGGCGGCGGACGCGGGCGGCGGGCTGATCGTGATCGCCTACGACCCCGCCGGCGTCCGGGCCCTGAAAGCCGTCCCCGCCGAACTGCCCGTCGTCGGTGTCGTGGAGACCCCCACGGGGCGCCCCGGCGACGACCGGCCCTGGGTGTGGACCGACGACCGCGAGGCCGCCTACGAGGCGACCCGTCATCTGCTCTCCCTCGGCCACGAGACCGTGCACTACGTCGCCATCCCGTCCAGCACCCGCCGCACCAGCGCCCGCACGACGGGCTGGCGGCAGGCGCTGAAGGAGGCCGGAGCCCCAGAGCCCACTTCGCTGCAAGGCAGTTGGGGCCCGGCGGGCGGATACGCGGCCGGTCTCGAACTCGCGAAGTCCGCCGGCGTCACCGCCATCCTCTGCGGCAACGACGACCTCGCCCTCGGCGTCCTGCGCGCCCTGCACGAGACCGGCCGCTCCGTCCCCGGCGAGATCAGCGTGGCCGGTTTCGACGACGCCCCGCACTCCGCCTATCTGACCCCGTCCCTGACGACCGTACGCCTGGACTTCGCCGGCCTCGGACGGGCCGCGTTCGCCCTGCTGCACGGGGTGCTGGAGGAGTCCGCGCCGATCGCCCCGCACCCCGTCTCCGTACCGGAACTGGTGGTGCGGGAGAGCTCGGGCCGCCCGCCCGCGACTGAACGCCCCGGTACCGCCGTCCTGCACCCCTGTTCGTGA
- a CDS encoding glycoside hydrolase family 31 protein, with protein sequence MNQPAENQTPSGAVSLAQSSPTVGTFRERDGGLEWSGRQETVRIEPWGPDAVRVRARLGGPVLDGLPGALLAEAPVTESTVKIGDGEGLLTVGALTVHVDAEGLIRFLRTDGAEELLAEERAHFWWPGPRLYTAVGNGHHRLEQRFAAYEGEQLYGLGQHQHGRLDQKGLVLDLVQRNAEVGIPVLTSSRGYTLLWNNPAIGRVELAHNGTRWVADSARQIDYWITAGTPADAQRRYSAVTGRTPMLPEWAAGFWQCKLRYRTQDELLAVAREYKRRGLPLDVIVCDFFHWTHLGEWKFDPKEWPDPAAMVRELDELGVKLVVSVWPSVSPLSENHSLMEQRGYFIGTQYGPMAHADWPDKEVASTVQVAFYDATNPDARAFLWSRVQANYLEPYGIKAFWLDACEPELKPGFQENLRYWAGPGLEVGNLYPTENARAFYEGLLAEGESEIITLNRSAWAGSQRYGAALWSGDIGTDFPTLRRQIAAGLNTALSGIPWWNTDIGGFHGGDPDDPAYREVMIRWFQFGALSPLMRLHGFRDPGMPLGPEMTGGPNEVWSYGEEAGAILEKYLRLRERLKPYVLDVMRETHEEGLPVMRPLFLEFPQDPAAWSVDDAYLFGRDLLVAPVLTAGATARTTYLPAGARWTDAWTGASYEGGTRVTVDAPLDRIPLFLRDGVALPVAG encoded by the coding sequence GTGAATCAGCCTGCCGAAAACCAGACCCCTTCAGGCGCGGTCAGCCTCGCGCAGTCCTCCCCCACCGTCGGCACGTTCCGCGAGCGGGACGGTGGGCTGGAGTGGAGCGGCCGCCAGGAGACCGTACGGATCGAGCCGTGGGGGCCGGACGCGGTCCGGGTCCGGGCCCGGCTCGGCGGTCCGGTCCTCGACGGACTGCCCGGCGCACTCCTGGCCGAGGCCCCGGTCACCGAGAGCACGGTCAAGATCGGGGACGGAGAAGGGCTGTTGACGGTCGGCGCGCTGACCGTGCACGTCGACGCGGAGGGGCTCATCCGGTTCCTGCGCACCGACGGAGCCGAGGAACTCCTCGCCGAGGAGCGCGCCCACTTCTGGTGGCCCGGCCCCCGCCTCTACACCGCCGTCGGCAACGGCCACCACCGCCTGGAGCAGCGGTTCGCCGCCTACGAGGGCGAGCAGCTGTACGGGCTCGGCCAGCACCAGCACGGGCGCCTCGACCAGAAGGGCCTGGTCCTGGACCTGGTCCAGCGCAACGCCGAGGTCGGCATCCCGGTGCTCACCTCCAGCCGCGGCTACACGCTGCTGTGGAACAACCCGGCGATCGGCCGCGTGGAGCTGGCGCACAACGGCACCCGCTGGGTCGCCGACTCCGCCCGCCAGATCGACTACTGGATCACCGCCGGCACCCCGGCCGACGCCCAGCGCCGCTACAGCGCGGTCACGGGCCGGACGCCGATGCTGCCCGAGTGGGCGGCGGGCTTCTGGCAGTGCAAGCTGCGCTACCGCACCCAGGACGAACTCCTCGCCGTGGCACGGGAGTACAAGCGCCGAGGGCTCCCCCTCGACGTGATCGTCTGCGACTTCTTCCACTGGACGCACCTGGGCGAATGGAAGTTCGACCCGAAGGAGTGGCCCGACCCGGCGGCGATGGTCCGGGAGCTGGACGAGCTGGGCGTGAAGCTGGTGGTCAGCGTGTGGCCGTCGGTCTCGCCGCTCTCCGAGAACCACTCCCTCATGGAGCAGCGCGGCTACTTCATCGGCACCCAGTACGGCCCGATGGCCCACGCCGACTGGCCGGACAAGGAGGTGGCCTCCACGGTCCAGGTCGCCTTCTACGACGCCACCAACCCGGACGCCCGCGCGTTCCTGTGGTCGCGGGTGCAGGCGAACTACCTGGAACCGTACGGCATCAAGGCCTTCTGGCTGGACGCCTGCGAGCCCGAGCTGAAGCCGGGCTTCCAGGAGAACCTGCGCTACTGGGCGGGCCCCGGCCTGGAGGTCGGCAACCTCTACCCGACCGAGAACGCCCGCGCCTTCTACGAGGGCCTGCTCGCCGAGGGCGAGTCCGAGATCATCACCCTCAACCGCTCGGCCTGGGCGGGCAGTCAGCGCTACGGAGCCGCCCTGTGGTCCGGCGACATCGGCACCGACTTCCCCACCCTGCGCCGCCAGATCGCCGCCGGTCTCAACACCGCGCTCTCCGGCATCCCCTGGTGGAACACGGACATCGGCGGCTTCCACGGCGGCGACCCGGACGACCCGGCGTACCGCGAGGTCATGATCCGCTGGTTCCAGTTCGGCGCGCTGTCCCCGCTGATGCGCCTGCACGGCTTCCGCGACCCGGGCATGCCCCTCGGACCGGAGATGACCGGCGGTCCCAACGAGGTGTGGTCGTACGGCGAGGAGGCCGGCGCGATCCTGGAGAAGTACCTGCGGCTGCGTGAGCGCCTGAAGCCGTACGTCCTCGATGTCATGCGCGAGACCCACGAGGAGGGACTGCCGGTGATGCGGCCGCTGTTCCTGGAGTTCCCTCAGGACCCGGCGGCCTGGTCGGTGGACGACGCGTATCTCTTCGGCCGGGATCTGCTGGTGGCGCCAGTGCTGACGGCGGGCGCGACGGCCCGGACGACGTATCTTCCGGCGGGCGCGCGCTGGACGGACGCGTGGACCGGTGCGTCGTACGAGGGCGGGACGCGGGTGACGGTCGACGCGCCGCTGGACCGGATCCCGCTGTTCCTGCGGGACGGGGTCGCGCTGCCGGTCGCCGGGTAG
- a CDS encoding GH12 family glycosyl hydrolase domain-containing protein → MQHRRPRLSAKAKALVAASVALAAAAGVTVAQAGESSKRCTAFDTITLGKYYVNNNLWGQDKGVGSQCVWDNSASGNTISWGTDYSWANSATGKDHDVKSYASTVLGWHWGWKTDRAATELPIRVGDRKPVRTTWEFSVGADPGTMNVAYDLWLHTKNTADWQDQPTDEIMIWLNRQGGAGPLGTKYGSVSLGGAMWDIYQGDIGWKVFSFVRRTNTTKATLNLDDFTQALVRRKLLGNDKFVSGIEAGTEVFKGKGRLDTRAYSVDIG, encoded by the coding sequence ATGCAACACCGCAGACCCCGCCTGTCCGCGAAGGCGAAGGCGCTGGTCGCCGCCTCGGTCGCGCTCGCGGCCGCCGCCGGCGTCACCGTCGCTCAGGCGGGCGAGTCGAGCAAGAGGTGCACCGCCTTCGACACCATCACGCTCGGCAAGTACTACGTGAACAACAACCTCTGGGGCCAGGACAAGGGTGTCGGCAGCCAGTGCGTCTGGGACAACTCGGCGTCCGGGAACACGATCTCCTGGGGCACGGACTACAGCTGGGCCAACAGCGCCACCGGCAAGGACCACGACGTGAAGTCGTACGCCAGTACGGTCCTCGGCTGGCACTGGGGCTGGAAGACCGACCGGGCGGCCACCGAACTCCCCATCCGCGTCGGCGACCGCAAGCCCGTCCGCACCACCTGGGAGTTCTCGGTCGGCGCCGACCCGGGCACCATGAACGTCGCCTACGACCTGTGGCTGCACACCAAGAACACCGCGGACTGGCAGGACCAGCCCACCGACGAAATCATGATCTGGCTCAACCGCCAGGGCGGCGCGGGCCCCCTCGGCACCAAGTACGGCAGCGTGAGCCTCGGCGGCGCCATGTGGGACATCTACCAGGGCGACATCGGCTGGAAGGTCTTCTCGTTCGTCCGCCGCACCAACACCACCAAGGCCACCCTCAACCTCGACGACTTCACCCAGGCACTCGTCCGGCGCAAGCTCCTCGGCAACGACAAATTCGTCTCCGGGATCGAGGCCGGCACCGAGGTCTTCAAGGGCAAAGGACGCCTCGACACCCGGGCCTACTCCGTCGACATCGGCTGA
- a CDS encoding lamin tail domain-containing protein: MRIRAALALPALAGAVALTGTVLSTPAQAAGGVVIRHVWFDSPGSDNGSNSSLNAEWVEIKNTSRSAISLKGWVLKDKANHKYVFPNVKIGAGKTMKVRTGTGRDSASNKYQDRGWYVWNNTSDTATLTKANGAKVDSCSWTTRDPSDKWC, from the coding sequence ATGCGCATACGCGCCGCTCTCGCCCTGCCCGCGCTCGCGGGCGCCGTGGCTCTCACCGGCACCGTTCTCAGCACCCCGGCCCAGGCGGCCGGCGGTGTCGTCATCCGGCACGTCTGGTTCGACAGCCCGGGCTCGGACAACGGCTCGAACTCCAGCCTCAACGCCGAGTGGGTGGAGATCAAGAACACCAGCCGCTCGGCGATCTCGCTGAAGGGCTGGGTGCTCAAGGACAAGGCGAACCACAAGTACGTCTTCCCGAACGTGAAGATCGGGGCCGGCAAGACCATGAAGGTGCGCACCGGCACCGGACGGGACTCCGCGTCGAACAAGTACCAGGACCGCGGCTGGTACGTCTGGAACAACACCAGCGACACGGCGACGCTGACCAAGGCCAACGGGGCCAAGGTCGACTCCTGCTCCTGGACGACGCGGGACCCGAGCGACAAGTGGTGCTGA
- a CDS encoding LacI family DNA-binding transcriptional regulator, translated as MVTLAEVAQHAGVSASTVSYVLSGKRSISTTTRQRVEQSIRELGYHPNAGARALASSRSNIIALMIPLRTDMYVPVMMEIAIAVATTARTHGYDVLLLTGEEGPDAVRRVTGSGLADAMILMDVELEDDRLPLLRGTDQPSVLIGLPADTTGLTCVDLDFAATGALCVEHLAMLGHRDIAVIGEAPAVYERHTGFAERTLDGLRSRARELGLRVLHRPCEGGYDAMAVTLARVFDERPATTGLVVQNESAVEPLLALLRQQGRAVPEDVSVVAICPDQVATQASVRLTSVAIPAQEMGRHAVEHLVAKLDGRGSDEVLLLAPELTVRASTGPVPSAS; from the coding sequence ATGGTCACCCTCGCCGAGGTCGCCCAGCACGCCGGAGTCTCGGCGAGCACGGTGAGCTATGTCCTCAGCGGCAAGCGGTCCATCTCCACGACCACCCGGCAGCGGGTCGAGCAGAGCATCCGGGAGCTGGGCTACCACCCGAACGCCGGCGCCCGCGCCCTGGCCAGCAGCCGGTCGAACATCATCGCGTTGATGATCCCGCTGCGGACGGACATGTACGTGCCGGTGATGATGGAGATCGCCATCGCCGTCGCCACCACCGCCCGCACCCACGGCTACGACGTCCTGCTGCTCACCGGCGAGGAGGGCCCCGACGCGGTGCGCCGGGTCACCGGCAGCGGCCTCGCCGACGCGATGATCCTGATGGACGTGGAGCTGGAGGACGACCGGCTGCCGTTGCTGCGCGGCACCGACCAGCCGTCCGTCCTGATCGGACTGCCCGCCGACACCACCGGCCTGACCTGCGTGGACCTCGACTTCGCGGCGACCGGCGCGCTGTGCGTCGAGCACCTCGCGATGCTGGGCCACCGCGACATCGCTGTCATCGGCGAGGCGCCCGCGGTGTACGAACGGCACACCGGTTTCGCCGAGCGCACCCTCGACGGACTCCGCTCCCGCGCCCGTGAGCTGGGCCTGCGGGTGCTGCACCGGCCGTGCGAGGGCGGCTACGACGCGATGGCGGTCACGCTCGCCCGGGTCTTCGACGAGCGCCCGGCGACCACGGGCCTCGTCGTGCAGAACGAGTCGGCGGTCGAACCGCTGCTGGCGCTGCTGCGCCAGCAGGGCCGGGCCGTGCCGGAGGACGTGTCGGTGGTGGCGATCTGCCCGGACCAGGTCGCCACCCAGGCGTCGGTGCGGCTGACGTCGGTCGCCATCCCGGCGCAGGAGATGGGCCGGCACGCGGTGGAACACCTGGTCGCCAAGCTGGACGGGCGCGGCAGCGACGAAGTCCTGCTGCTCGCCCCCGAGTTGACGGTCCGGGCGAGCACGGGGCCGGTGCCGTCCGCGTCCTGA
- a CDS encoding acyl-CoA dehydrogenase family protein, producing the protein MSAAPTTRPVVTEREARQVAEAAREQDWRKPSFAKELFLGRFRLDLIHPHPLPPDEDAQRGEEFLTKLRDFCETKIDSARIERDARIPDEVIDGLKELGAFGMKIDTKYGGLGLTQVYYNKALALVGSANPAIGALLSAHQSIGVPQPLKIFGTQEQKDTFLPRCARTDISAFLLTEPDVGSDPARLATTAVPDGDDYVLDGVKLWTTNGVVADLLVVMARVPKSEGHKGGITAFVVEATSEGITVENRNAFMGLRGLENGVTRFHQVRVPAANRIGPEGAGLKIALTTLNTGRLSLPAMCVGAGKWCLKIAREWSGAREQWGKPVALHEAVGSKIAFIAATTFALEAVLDLSSQMADEDRNDIRIEAALAKLYGSEMAWLMADELVQIRGGRGFETAESLRERGERAVPAEQILRDLRINRIFEGSTEIMHLLIAREAVDAHLSVAGDLIDPDKSLQDKAKAGAQAGVFYAKWLPKLVAGAGQLPSSYGEFKHGIDLSPHLRYVERTSRKLARSTFYAMSRWQGRMETKQGFLGRIVDIGAELFAMSAACVRAELLRSRGGHGREAYQLADIFCRQARIRVDELFGRLWTNTDDLDRKVVKNVLAGSYEWLEQGIVDPSGDGPWIADATPGPSLKENVHRPIR; encoded by the coding sequence ATGTCCGCAGCTCCCACCACCCGACCCGTCGTCACCGAACGTGAGGCCCGCCAGGTGGCGGAGGCGGCCCGGGAACAGGATTGGCGCAAGCCCAGCTTCGCCAAGGAACTGTTCCTCGGGCGCTTCCGCCTCGACCTCATCCATCCCCACCCCCTGCCCCCCGACGAGGACGCCCAGCGCGGCGAGGAGTTCCTCACCAAGCTGCGCGACTTCTGCGAGACGAAGATCGACTCCGCCCGCATCGAGCGGGACGCGCGGATCCCCGACGAGGTGATCGACGGGCTGAAGGAGCTAGGCGCCTTCGGCATGAAGATCGACACGAAGTACGGCGGCCTGGGCCTGACGCAGGTGTACTACAACAAGGCCCTCGCCCTGGTCGGCTCCGCCAACCCGGCCATCGGCGCACTGCTGAGCGCCCATCAGTCGATCGGCGTACCGCAGCCGCTGAAGATCTTCGGCACCCAGGAGCAGAAGGACACCTTCCTGCCGCGCTGCGCCCGCACCGACATCTCCGCCTTCCTGCTGACCGAACCGGACGTCGGCTCCGACCCGGCCCGGCTCGCCACCACCGCCGTCCCGGACGGCGACGACTACGTCCTCGACGGCGTGAAGCTCTGGACGACCAACGGCGTCGTCGCCGACCTCCTGGTCGTGATGGCCCGCGTGCCGAAGTCCGAGGGCCACAAGGGCGGCATCACCGCGTTCGTCGTGGAGGCGACCTCGGAGGGCATCACCGTCGAGAACCGCAACGCCTTCATGGGCCTGCGCGGCCTGGAGAACGGCGTCACACGCTTCCACCAGGTCCGCGTCCCGGCCGCCAACCGGATCGGCCCCGAGGGCGCGGGCCTGAAGATCGCCCTCACCACCCTCAACACGGGCCGGCTGTCGCTGCCCGCGATGTGCGTGGGCGCCGGAAAGTGGTGTCTGAAGATCGCCCGGGAGTGGTCGGGCGCCCGGGAGCAGTGGGGCAAGCCGGTCGCGCTGCACGAGGCGGTCGGCTCGAAGATCGCGTTCATCGCGGCCACGACCTTCGCCCTGGAGGCCGTACTGGACCTGTCGTCCCAGATGGCCGACGAGGACCGCAACGACATCCGCATCGAGGCCGCCCTCGCCAAGCTGTACGGTTCCGAGATGGCCTGGCTGATGGCCGACGAACTGGTCCAGATCCGCGGCGGCCGCGGCTTCGAGACCGCCGAGTCGCTGCGCGAGCGCGGGGAGCGTGCGGTGCCCGCCGAGCAGATCCTGCGGGACCTGCGGATCAACCGCATCTTCGAGGGCTCGACCGAGATCATGCACCTGCTGATCGCCCGCGAGGCGGTCGACGCCCACCTGTCGGTCGCCGGTGATCTGATCGACCCCGACAAGTCCCTGCAGGACAAGGCGAAGGCGGGCGCGCAGGCCGGTGTCTTCTACGCCAAGTGGCTGCCCAAGCTGGTGGCCGGAGCGGGCCAGCTCCCGTCGTCGTACGGGGAGTTCAAGCACGGCATCGATCTCTCGCCGCATCTGCGGTACGTCGAGCGCACCTCCCGCAAGCTGGCCCGGTCCACGTTCTACGCCATGTCCCGCTGGCAGGGCCGGATGGAGACCAAGCAGGGCTTCCTGGGCCGGATCGTGGACATCGGGGCCGAACTGTTCGCAATGAGCGCGGCCTGCGTCCGCGCCGAACTCCTGCGCAGCCGGGGCGGGCACGGCCGCGAGGCCTACCAACTCGCCGACATCTTCTGCCGCCAGGCCCGCATCCGGGTCGACGAGCTCTTCGGCCGGCTGTGGACCAACACCGACGACCTCGACCGCAAGGTGGTCAAGAACGTTCTGGCCGGCAGCTACGAGTGGCTGGAGCAGGGGATCGTCGACCCCTCGGGCGACGGACCGTGGATCGCTGACGCAACTCCCGGCCCGTCGCTGAAGGAGAACGTGCACCGACCCATCAGGTGA